Below is a window of Uloborus diversus isolate 005 chromosome 3, Udiv.v.3.1, whole genome shotgun sequence DNA.
TTTGATATGAAACTGAAAGAGTGGgtaccggcaaataagggataagttcaGCTTTGCTGTATGGTATGGTCATCTGGCTGTATGGATGCTGTATTGtcacctggcgagaaataaggggaaggatatacaccgtttaggtggtaaaaccaatgtttacgcattttttaacagtagatataaattACTTCGAGAGGAAAGAAATTCATGGATCGTAGGGCTTACATTAgagattttgaaaacgaaaaaaaaaaattgttttttcaaaatctggatttaatccgttttgaaagtaaactcctcatttaTCGTTCAAAAATAGTTGTCACAAagttaacaatcgctttaaaatatttttaaagtgaagtgACCTGGGTAAATGCTTACCCATTTCGGGAAATCCTGGGCATCAATGTCGTTGTCGTCTCTGGACGGGAAAGCCAGAGGATGCTGTCGAAGTTTTCGTGCTACTTCGTGAGACCTCTTCCTTCCATTCGTCCAGCCTCTGCTGTATTGATACGTCTGTCCTGCCGTCGACAGAGCCAGTTGCAAGACAACTAGCATTGTGACGGCCGTGGCTTTCTTCATCCCCAACATGAtaacctaaatgttttttaaaaaatttatttaagtacCGAGCTGTTGAATTTCTTCTGAATTATTAAGTCAATTTTTGGAGAAACTTTTTACCAAGTTGGTGGGATAAAGTGAAATATTAAGAtagtttatctttttaaaaaaaaattaataaactatttGTACTGAAAATcacagtaaataaagaaaaatgaaaataaaatttacactgaaacataattttttatttttggcaggaaatttgtaccttaaaaaaaatggaaaattttcacttttttttccacgggacaaagcgaaaaaaaaaatctcatgaaGTATTCTCTATTTgattaataaatatgttttttaccaaataaatgagtaaataaaagaatgaatgaatacatgaaagaaaatgaattaacaaacgaataaaataataattaatgtatgagaaaaaaaatgagtgaaaa
It encodes the following:
- the LOC129219314 gene encoding uncharacterized protein LOC129219314; translated protein: MLGMKKATAVTMLVVLQLALSTAGQTYQYSRGWTNGRKRSHEVARKLRQHPLAFPSRDDNDIDAQDFPKWLLLPQEHFRRELQLALWRLHKLQNRPDFDDGIFKEQMH